The following are encoded together in the Triticum dicoccoides isolate Atlit2015 ecotype Zavitan chromosome 6B, WEW_v2.0, whole genome shotgun sequence genome:
- the LOC119321283 gene encoding uncharacterized protein LOC119321283 produces MAMEVSPTNCTLYVEVVKYSPLTMNLGNGVQDSLGEHHRGHLKLATQPIAMATSQSIAPSFFSFLKEGVLLPTRNRRLFIAVGAIIVASTTLLLLGSDLALQPLADEIQLDVKALNGTDPGSLEYAKLVQEIQNDTKELLLVGAGYILFAVVVSSAVRILLLFATVLTYSGEQRATFSELLGKANAHLKGPLLTLAFVYVLEIVYIVFLALMGALLVVLIVKQYFVLLILASLLVLSAAISLVYFSFVCSFSVVVAVAEPGCHGAAALGRACRLAKGKKWQVVLFVAVTSALATVLSQVHTLARTCAGSSVALGLLLGFVYAVLMALVQLFAVCAMTAFYYERRENIDGQLGDTVYAKLSTEEANA; encoded by the coding sequence CATCATCGCGGTCATTTGAAGCTAGCTACTCAACCCATAGCCATGGCAACCAGTCAAAGCATAGCACCTTCGTTCTTCAGCTTCCTAAAGGAAGGCGTCCTCCTCCCGACCCGCAACCGGAGGCTCTTCATAGCGGTCGGCGCCATCATCGTCGCCTCCACCACgctcctcctcctcggcagcgACCTCGCCCTCCAACCCCTCGCCGACGAGATCCAGCTCGACGTCAAGGCGCTAAACGGCACCGACCCGGGCAGCCTGGAGTACGCCAAGCTCGTACAGGAGATCCAGAATGACACCAAGGAGCTCCTGCTCGTAGGCGCGGGGTACATCCTGTTCGCGGTCGTCGTCAGCTCCGCCGTCcggatcctcctcctcttcgccaccGTCTTGACGTACTCCGGCGAGCAGCGTGCTACCTTCAGCGAGCTCCTCGGAAAAGCTAACGCGCACCTGAAGGGGCCCTTGCTCACGCTCGCCTTCGTCTACGTCCTCGAGATCGTCTACATCGTGTTTCTGGCGTTGATGGGGGCACTTCTCGTTGTTCTCATAGTGAAGCAGTACTTCGTGTTGCTCATCCTGGCGTCGCTGCTAGTCCTCTCCGCGGCCATCTCCCTCGTGTACTTCTCCTTCGTCTGCTCTTTCAGCGTCGTCGTGGCGGTGGCCGAGCCCGGCTGCCACGGCGCAGCCGCGTTAGGTAGGGCGTGTAGGCTGGCGAAGGGGAAGAAGTGGCAGGTCGTGCTGTTCGTCGCCGTTACCAGTGCCTTGGCCACCGTCCTATCGCAAGTGCACACGCTCGCGAGGACATGTGCGGGTAGTAGCGTGGCACTTGGGTTGCTCCTGGGTTTTGTGTACGCGGTTCTGATGGCACTCGTGCAGTTGTTCGCCGTCTGTGCCATGACCGCGTTCTACTACGAGCGCAGGGAGAACATCGACGGCCAGCTGGGGGATACTGTATACGCCAAGTTATCAACGGAAGAAGCAAACGCTTGA